In Candidatus Chlorohelix allophototropha, the following are encoded in one genomic region:
- the dndB gene encoding DNA sulfur modification protein DndB, whose translation MDEACYTFDAIRGIQAGKSYYLVMCPIKLISKIFLFDEDELPAELRAQRVINRSRIPEITRYILNNPTEYAFSALTASIDGKVEFKPVAETGAYRNIGKLEIAMTSRLMINDGQHRRAAIEEALKERRDFGEETISVVFFIDEGLKRSQQLFVDLNKHAVKPSNSLTVLFEHREPLADLAKHLAMNVVGFKGLIEMEKTSISNRSIKLFTLSGLYQATRALLQNPAKSDITPQQQRLAVDFWNTLSEIFPEWKLASERKASSYDLRKECVHAHGVVLHALGIMGASLIATYPNDWKERLHALKKINWSRTNTGFWEGRAMLAGRMSKAHNNVILTASYLKKVLDLPLTEEEARIEESYLRALGED comes from the coding sequence ATGGACGAAGCTTGCTATACATTTGACGCTATACGAGGAATCCAAGCCGGTAAATCGTATTACCTGGTAATGTGCCCAATAAAGCTAATCAGCAAAATCTTTCTTTTCGATGAGGATGAATTACCGGCAGAGCTTCGCGCCCAACGGGTCATCAATCGGAGCAGGATTCCCGAAATCACCCGCTACATATTAAATAACCCCACTGAATATGCGTTTTCAGCCTTGACCGCTTCCATAGATGGCAAGGTAGAGTTTAAACCTGTGGCAGAAACAGGGGCTTACCGTAATATCGGCAAACTGGAAATTGCTATGACCAGCCGGCTAATGATCAACGATGGTCAACATCGTCGGGCTGCCATTGAGGAGGCGCTTAAGGAGCGACGGGATTTTGGTGAAGAAACCATTTCCGTTGTTTTTTTCATTGATGAAGGGTTAAAGCGCAGCCAGCAGCTTTTTGTTGATCTAAATAAACACGCGGTTAAACCAAGTAATTCACTTACTGTCTTATTTGAACACCGTGAGCCACTCGCTGACCTTGCAAAACACCTAGCAATGAATGTGGTTGGGTTTAAAGGGTTGATTGAGATGGAGAAAACCAGCATCTCAAACCGCTCTATAAAACTTTTTACTTTAAGTGGTCTTTATCAGGCTACACGGGCGTTACTCCAAAATCCAGCTAAATCTGATATTACTCCCCAGCAACAAAGGCTTGCTGTAGATTTTTGGAATACCCTCTCTGAAATATTTCCTGAGTGGAAGTTAGCCAGCGAGAGAAAAGCCAGCAGCTATGATCTAAGAAAAGAATGTGTACACGCACATGGTGTGGTATTACATGCACTGGGCATTATGGGTGCCAGTTTAATTGCAACCTACCCGAATGATTGGAAAGAACGGCTTCATGCGCTGAAGAAAATTAATTGGTCTCGTACCAATACCGGATTTTGGGAAGGTCGTGCAATGCTAGCAGGACGCATGTCAAAAGCGCATAACAATGTTATTCTTACCGCCTCATATTTAAAAAAAGTTCTCGATTTGCCTTTAACTGAGGAAGAAGCACGGATCGAAGAGTCGTACCTTAGGGCGCTGGGTGAAGATTAA
- a CDS encoding tyrosine-type recombinase/integrase — translation MPEPDKLDTETIILPADSMELVTVELPPSLPLDQNPAAIYLASLRPVGRRGMRRALAAIVETIKGEPSDPLDFPWHSLRFQHTQALRAKLAERYRPATVNHMLSALRGVLSQAENLGLISADDFRRTTKLKGIRGESLPKGRALIPTEVTLLLRVCQKDKSPKGARDLALVAVLYGAGLRRSEVVKLDLKDFDPKDNSLKVRSGKGGKDRITYLGQGSGTVLAAWVTVRGEESGPLFLPVNKVGKLQKRRLSDQAVLWILSQRGKEAGLEHFSPHDMRRTFISDLLDAGADIATVQKLAGHASVTTTARYDRRGEVAKQKAAELIKLPFDSVESDPPPVSSNDN, via the coding sequence ATGCCAGAGCCTGATAAGTTAGATACCGAGACCATTATCCTGCCTGCCGATTCCATGGAGTTGGTCACAGTAGAACTGCCCCCCTCGCTGCCCCTCGACCAGAACCCGGCTGCCATCTATCTCGCCTCCCTCCGCCCGGTTGGGCGGCGTGGCATGCGGCGTGCCCTCGCTGCCATTGTTGAGACCATCAAGGGGGAACCCTCCGACCCCCTCGACTTCCCTTGGCATTCCCTCCGCTTTCAGCACACCCAAGCCTTGCGCGCCAAACTGGCCGAACGCTACCGCCCTGCCACCGTCAACCACATGCTCTCCGCTTTACGGGGGGTGCTCTCCCAAGCCGAGAATCTGGGGCTTATCTCCGCCGACGATTTCCGTCGCACCACCAAGCTTAAGGGCATCAGAGGCGAAAGCCTGCCCAAAGGCAGGGCGCTGATTCCCACCGAAGTGACCCTCCTACTCAGGGTCTGCCAGAAAGATAAAAGTCCCAAAGGAGCTAGGGATTTGGCGCTGGTGGCGGTGCTGTACGGCGCCGGTCTCAGACGCAGCGAGGTGGTCAAGCTGGACTTGAAGGATTTTGATCCCAAAGACAATTCCTTGAAAGTTCGCTCCGGGAAGGGGGGCAAGGACCGGATCACCTATCTGGGGCAGGGCTCGGGTACGGTGCTGGCAGCATGGGTTACAGTCAGAGGGGAAGAGAGCGGTCCGCTGTTCTTACCGGTGAACAAAGTGGGGAAGCTGCAGAAGCGGCGTTTGAGCGACCAAGCGGTGTTATGGATCTTGTCGCAGCGGGGCAAGGAGGCGGGGCTGGAACATTTCAGCCCGCACGATATGCGGCGCACCTTCATTTCTGATTTGTTGGATGCGGGAGCGGATATTGCCACGGTGCAGAAGTTGGCGGGACATGCCAGCGTCACCACCACCGCCCGCTACGACCGGCGGGGAGAGGTTGCCAAGCAGAAGGCCGCCGAGTTGATCAAGCTGCCCTTCGACTCGGTAGAAAGCGATCCGCCACCGGTTAGCTCAAATGACAACTAA
- a CDS encoding ATP-binding protein produces MEQNNPEPANLAPGGWRCTYCADNGIIKTPVAVLVGWSTQTLEELSWRTAPCPQQGCIIAVTELENWQTQHQCICQYGWLTVQIHNRTQYMPCPDCSEGIKISEVLARAKRELKYQLANLVVKSGGLVGELTKLRFENFKASSYARSNALHEAQSACKKGTSLLITGAKGSGKTHLAAAYCNGASANRKEAVFLTMPGLLDLLNLAKEGKNPHELSEELLVDILLNIDILVLEDLGTEPIDARSLSRLFSLLNGRINRGNATLVTTVFTIPELVERGYDERVIARLKRYTQINLSKEDIA; encoded by the coding sequence ATGGAACAAAATAACCCCGAGCCAGCGAACCTGGCACCAGGAGGGTGGCGCTGTACCTACTGTGCCGATAACGGTATTATTAAAACGCCGGTCGCTGTCTTGGTGGGCTGGTCTACCCAAACACTGGAAGAGTTGTCCTGGAGGACCGCTCCTTGCCCGCAGCAAGGCTGTATAATTGCCGTTACCGAGTTGGAAAACTGGCAGACGCAGCACCAGTGCATTTGCCAGTATGGCTGGCTAACCGTGCAGATCCATAACCGGACGCAGTATATGCCTTGTCCCGATTGCTCGGAAGGGATTAAAATCTCTGAGGTGCTCGCCCGAGCGAAGCGGGAGCTCAAGTACCAGTTGGCTAACCTAGTGGTGAAGTCCGGTGGACTGGTAGGGGAACTGACCAAGCTGCGCTTTGAGAATTTCAAAGCCAGCTCCTATGCAAGGTCAAATGCTCTGCATGAAGCGCAAAGCGCCTGTAAAAAGGGCACCTCCCTACTAATCACCGGCGCGAAAGGCAGCGGCAAGACCCATCTGGCGGCGGCATACTGTAACGGCGCGTCTGCAAACCGCAAAGAGGCGGTGTTCTTAACCATGCCGGGGCTACTTGATTTGCTGAACCTGGCAAAAGAGGGGAAGAATCCCCACGAGCTGAGCGAGGAACTGCTAGTGGATATTCTGTTGAATATCGATATTTTGGTGCTCGAGGATCTGGGCACCGAACCCATCGACGCAAGGTCGCTCAGTCGGCTGTTTAGCCTCTTGAACGGCAGAATTAACCGCGGGAACGCCACGCTAGTAACCACTGTTTTCACCATCCCAGAATTGGTAGAGCGCGGGTACGATGAGAGAGTGATTGCCCGTCTGAAGCGTTATACTCAGATTAATCTTTCCAAGGAGGATATTGCCTGA